In the genome of Populus trichocarpa isolate Nisqually-1 chromosome 6, P.trichocarpa_v4.1, whole genome shotgun sequence, one region contains:
- the LOC7455612 gene encoding ABC transporter G family member 22 isoform X1, whose product MQNSPQEDCSMERANTSLARTKSEQLAETVEAAFKSPMNNDGVSEGGSGGTLSGKSSKRLTTAASPGRTTSGGNKNTHIRKSRSAQMKFELDDVNSGAALSRASSASLGFSFSFTGFNMPPDEIADSMPFSDDDIPEDLEAGMRKQKFQTEPSLPIYLKFRDVTYKVIIKGMTSTEEKDILNGISGSVDPGEVLALMGPSGSGKTTLLNLLGGRLNQPTVGGSITYNDGPYSKFLKSRIGFVTQDDILFPHLTVKETLTYAALLRLPKTLTKQQKQKRAMDVIYELGLERCQDTVIGGSFVRGVSGGERKRVCIGNEIIINPSILFLDEPTSGLDSTTALKTVQLLQDMAEGGKTVVTTIHQPSSRLFHKFDKLILLGKGSLLYFGKSSEAMLYFSSIGCNPLIAMNPAEFLLDLANGNINDVSVPSELDDKVQIVNSDAGKRNGKPSPAVVHEYLVEAYETRVAVKEKKKLMVPIPLDEEVKAKVSSLKRQWGASWWQQYTILFCRGIKERRHDYFSWLRITQVLSTAIILGLLWWNSDTNSLKGLQDQAGLLFFIAVFWGFFPVFTAIFTFPQERAMLSKERAADMYRLSAYFLARTTSDLPLDLVLPVLFLLVVYFMAGLRMSAAPFFLTMLTVFLSIIAAQGLGLAIGATLMDLKRATTLASVTVMTFMLAGGYFVKRVPVFVSWIRYLSFNYHTYKLLLKVQYKHMTPVLNGMRIDSGLTEVSALVAMVFGYRLLAYISLRRMKLCAQ is encoded by the exons ATGCAAAACTCTCCTCAAG AAGATTGTAGCATGGAGAGAGCAAACACATCCTTAGCGAGAACCAAATCAGAACAATTGGCTGAGACAGTGGAGGCAGCGTTTAAATCTCCCATGAACAACGATGGGGTTTCCGAAGGCGGCAGCGGCGGGACACTCTCAGGTAAGTCCAGCAAGAGGCTAACGACGGCAGCCTCACCGGGACGTACCACTTCGGGTGGTAACAAAAATACACACATTAGGAAGTCAAGGAGTGCACAGATGAAGTTTGAATTGGATGACGTCAACAGTGGAGCAGCTCTAAGCCGGGCCTCTAGTGCCAGCCTGGgcttctctttctccttcacTGGCTTCAACATGCCACCTGATGAAATAGCTGACTCCATGCCGTTTAGTGATGATGATATAC CGGAGGATCTTGAAGCCGGAATGCGTAAGCAGAAATTTCAAACTGAACCCTCCTTGCCAATTTACCTGAAG TTCAGAGATGTTACATACAAGGTGATCATCAAAGGAATGACCTCAACCGAGGAAAAGGATATCTTGAATGGGATCAGTGGTTCGGTGGATCCAGGGGAAGTTTTGGCTCTTATGGGACCTTCAGGAAGTGGAAAAACAACACTTCTGAATCTGCTTGGCGGCAGGTTAAATCAGCCCACTGTCGGTGGTTCAATCACTTACAATGACGGACCATACTCCAAGTTCTTAAAAAGTAG GATAGGATTCGTGACACAAGACGACATTCTGTTTCCTCACCTTACAGTGAAAGAAACATTGACATATGCAGCCCTCCTTCGATTGCCAAAGACATTGACAAAACAACAGAAGCAAAAACGAGCCATGGACGTCATCTATGAGCTAGGCTTAGAGAG GTGCCAAGACACCGTGATTGGTGGCTCATTTGTGCGTGGAGTGTCAGGTGGGGAGAGGAAAAGAGTTTGCATTGGCAATGAGATTATAATCAACCCTTCAATCTTGTTTCTTGATGAACCAACCTCGGGCTTGGATTCTACAACTGCTTTAAAGACAGTGCAGCTGTTACAAGATATGGCAGAG GGTGGGAAAACAGTGGTGACAACTATCCACCAGCCATCTAGTAGACTCTTCCACAAATTTGACAAGTTGATTCTTCTTGGGAAAGGGAGTTTGCTTTATTTTGGAAAATCATCAGAAGCAATGCTGTACTTCTCATCTATAGGTTGCAACCCGCTTATTGCCATGAACCCTGCAGAGTTCTTGCTAGACCTTGCAAATGGCAATATAAATGATGTTTCTGTCCCATCTGAATTGGACGATAAAGTGCAAATAGTGAATTCAGATGCAGGAAAAAGAAACGGGAAGCCTTCTCCTGCAGTTGTTCATGAG TACCTCGTGGAGGCCTATGAGACACGAGTTGCGgtcaaagagaagaagaaactaaTGGTTCCTATACCCCTTGATGAAGAAGTGAAGGCAAAAGTGTCTTCTCTGAAACGACAATGGGGGGCAAGCTGGTGGCAACAATATACCATTTTGTTCTGCAGGGGAATCAAAGAAAGGCGGCACGACTATTTTAGCTGGTTGAGAATCACCCAAGTTCTCTCTACTGCAATTATCTTGGGATTACTATGGTGGAATTCAGATACTAATAGCCTCAAAGGTCTTCAAGATCAG GCAGGGCTGCTGTTCTTCATTGCGGTTTTCTGGGGATTTTTTCCTGTATTCACAGCAATCTTCACATTTCCCCAAGAAAGAGCCATGTTGAGTAAAGAACGGGCAGCTGACATGTACAGACTAAGTGCATATTTCTTGGCAAGGACTACAAGCGACCTTCCACTTGATCTAGTACTACCAGTACTTTTCCTTCTCGTCGTCTACTTCATGGCAGGCTTGCGAATGAGTGCTGCTCCATTTTTCCTAACCATGCTCACGGTTTTTCTCAGCATTATTGCTGCTCAG GGACTCGGACTAGCTATTGGGGCTACCCTGATGGACTTAAAGAGGGCCACAACTCTAGCTTCAGTTACTGTGATGACCTTCATGCTGGCTGGAGGGTATTTTGTAAAG AGAGTTCCAGTATTTGTATCTTGGATCCGCTATCTGTCTTTCAACTACCACACCTATAAGCTTCTCCTCAAGGTTCAATATAAACACATGACACCAGTTTTAAATGGAATGAGAATAGACAGTGGCTTGACGGAAGTTAGTGCCCTGGTGGCAATGGTTTTTGGCTACCGTCTCTTGGCTTATATTTCCTTGCGGAGAATGAAGCTTTGTGCGCAGTAA
- the LOC7455612 gene encoding ABC transporter G family member 22 isoform X3, translating into MQNSPQEDCSMERANTSLARTKSEQLAETVEAAFKSPMNNDGVSEGGSGGTLSGKSSKRLTTAASPGRTTSGGNKNTHIRKSRSAQMKFELDDVNSGAALSRASSASLGFSFSFTGFNMPPDEIADSMPFSDDDIPEDLEAGMRKQKFQTEPSLPIYLKFRDVTYKVIIKGMTSTEEKDILNGISGSVDPGEVLALMGPSGSGKTTLLNLLGGRLNQPTVGGSITYNDGPYSKFLKSRIGFVTQDDILFPHLTVKETLTYAALLRLPKTLTKQQKQKRAMDVIYELGLERCQDTVIGGSFVRGVSGGERKRVCIGNEIIINPSILFLDEPTSGLDSTTALKTVQLLQDMAEGGKTVVTTIHQPSSRLFHKFDKLILLGKGSLLYFGKSSEAMLYFSSIGCNPLIAMNPAEFLLDLANGNINDVSVPSELDDKVQIVNSDAGKRNGKPSPAVVHEYLVEAYETRVAVKEKKKLMVPIPLDEEVKAKVSSLKRQWGASWWQQYTILFCRGIKERRHDYFSWLRITQVLSTAIILGLLWWNSDTNSLKGLQDQAGLLFFIAVFWGFFPVFTAIFTFPQERAMLSKERAADMYRLSAYFLARTTSDLPLDLVLPVLFLLVVYFMAGLRMSAAPFFLTMLTVFLSIIAAQGLGLAIGATLMDLKRATTLASVTVMTFMLAGGYFVKIRTT; encoded by the exons ATGCAAAACTCTCCTCAAG AAGATTGTAGCATGGAGAGAGCAAACACATCCTTAGCGAGAACCAAATCAGAACAATTGGCTGAGACAGTGGAGGCAGCGTTTAAATCTCCCATGAACAACGATGGGGTTTCCGAAGGCGGCAGCGGCGGGACACTCTCAGGTAAGTCCAGCAAGAGGCTAACGACGGCAGCCTCACCGGGACGTACCACTTCGGGTGGTAACAAAAATACACACATTAGGAAGTCAAGGAGTGCACAGATGAAGTTTGAATTGGATGACGTCAACAGTGGAGCAGCTCTAAGCCGGGCCTCTAGTGCCAGCCTGGgcttctctttctccttcacTGGCTTCAACATGCCACCTGATGAAATAGCTGACTCCATGCCGTTTAGTGATGATGATATAC CGGAGGATCTTGAAGCCGGAATGCGTAAGCAGAAATTTCAAACTGAACCCTCCTTGCCAATTTACCTGAAG TTCAGAGATGTTACATACAAGGTGATCATCAAAGGAATGACCTCAACCGAGGAAAAGGATATCTTGAATGGGATCAGTGGTTCGGTGGATCCAGGGGAAGTTTTGGCTCTTATGGGACCTTCAGGAAGTGGAAAAACAACACTTCTGAATCTGCTTGGCGGCAGGTTAAATCAGCCCACTGTCGGTGGTTCAATCACTTACAATGACGGACCATACTCCAAGTTCTTAAAAAGTAG GATAGGATTCGTGACACAAGACGACATTCTGTTTCCTCACCTTACAGTGAAAGAAACATTGACATATGCAGCCCTCCTTCGATTGCCAAAGACATTGACAAAACAACAGAAGCAAAAACGAGCCATGGACGTCATCTATGAGCTAGGCTTAGAGAG GTGCCAAGACACCGTGATTGGTGGCTCATTTGTGCGTGGAGTGTCAGGTGGGGAGAGGAAAAGAGTTTGCATTGGCAATGAGATTATAATCAACCCTTCAATCTTGTTTCTTGATGAACCAACCTCGGGCTTGGATTCTACAACTGCTTTAAAGACAGTGCAGCTGTTACAAGATATGGCAGAG GGTGGGAAAACAGTGGTGACAACTATCCACCAGCCATCTAGTAGACTCTTCCACAAATTTGACAAGTTGATTCTTCTTGGGAAAGGGAGTTTGCTTTATTTTGGAAAATCATCAGAAGCAATGCTGTACTTCTCATCTATAGGTTGCAACCCGCTTATTGCCATGAACCCTGCAGAGTTCTTGCTAGACCTTGCAAATGGCAATATAAATGATGTTTCTGTCCCATCTGAATTGGACGATAAAGTGCAAATAGTGAATTCAGATGCAGGAAAAAGAAACGGGAAGCCTTCTCCTGCAGTTGTTCATGAG TACCTCGTGGAGGCCTATGAGACACGAGTTGCGgtcaaagagaagaagaaactaaTGGTTCCTATACCCCTTGATGAAGAAGTGAAGGCAAAAGTGTCTTCTCTGAAACGACAATGGGGGGCAAGCTGGTGGCAACAATATACCATTTTGTTCTGCAGGGGAATCAAAGAAAGGCGGCACGACTATTTTAGCTGGTTGAGAATCACCCAAGTTCTCTCTACTGCAATTATCTTGGGATTACTATGGTGGAATTCAGATACTAATAGCCTCAAAGGTCTTCAAGATCAG GCAGGGCTGCTGTTCTTCATTGCGGTTTTCTGGGGATTTTTTCCTGTATTCACAGCAATCTTCACATTTCCCCAAGAAAGAGCCATGTTGAGTAAAGAACGGGCAGCTGACATGTACAGACTAAGTGCATATTTCTTGGCAAGGACTACAAGCGACCTTCCACTTGATCTAGTACTACCAGTACTTTTCCTTCTCGTCGTCTACTTCATGGCAGGCTTGCGAATGAGTGCTGCTCCATTTTTCCTAACCATGCTCACGGTTTTTCTCAGCATTATTGCTGCTCAG GGACTCGGACTAGCTATTGGGGCTACCCTGATGGACTTAAAGAGGGCCACAACTCTAGCTTCAGTTACTGTGATGACCTTCATGCTGGCTGGAGGGTATTTTGTAAAG ATTCGCACCACATGA
- the LOC7455612 gene encoding ABC transporter G family member 22 isoform X2, producing MQNSPQDCSMERANTSLARTKSEQLAETVEAAFKSPMNNDGVSEGGSGGTLSGKSSKRLTTAASPGRTTSGGNKNTHIRKSRSAQMKFELDDVNSGAALSRASSASLGFSFSFTGFNMPPDEIADSMPFSDDDIPEDLEAGMRKQKFQTEPSLPIYLKFRDVTYKVIIKGMTSTEEKDILNGISGSVDPGEVLALMGPSGSGKTTLLNLLGGRLNQPTVGGSITYNDGPYSKFLKSRIGFVTQDDILFPHLTVKETLTYAALLRLPKTLTKQQKQKRAMDVIYELGLERCQDTVIGGSFVRGVSGGERKRVCIGNEIIINPSILFLDEPTSGLDSTTALKTVQLLQDMAEGGKTVVTTIHQPSSRLFHKFDKLILLGKGSLLYFGKSSEAMLYFSSIGCNPLIAMNPAEFLLDLANGNINDVSVPSELDDKVQIVNSDAGKRNGKPSPAVVHEYLVEAYETRVAVKEKKKLMVPIPLDEEVKAKVSSLKRQWGASWWQQYTILFCRGIKERRHDYFSWLRITQVLSTAIILGLLWWNSDTNSLKGLQDQAGLLFFIAVFWGFFPVFTAIFTFPQERAMLSKERAADMYRLSAYFLARTTSDLPLDLVLPVLFLLVVYFMAGLRMSAAPFFLTMLTVFLSIIAAQGLGLAIGATLMDLKRATTLASVTVMTFMLAGGYFVKRVPVFVSWIRYLSFNYHTYKLLLKVQYKHMTPVLNGMRIDSGLTEVSALVAMVFGYRLLAYISLRRMKLCAQ from the exons ATGCAAAACTCTCCTCAAG ATTGTAGCATGGAGAGAGCAAACACATCCTTAGCGAGAACCAAATCAGAACAATTGGCTGAGACAGTGGAGGCAGCGTTTAAATCTCCCATGAACAACGATGGGGTTTCCGAAGGCGGCAGCGGCGGGACACTCTCAGGTAAGTCCAGCAAGAGGCTAACGACGGCAGCCTCACCGGGACGTACCACTTCGGGTGGTAACAAAAATACACACATTAGGAAGTCAAGGAGTGCACAGATGAAGTTTGAATTGGATGACGTCAACAGTGGAGCAGCTCTAAGCCGGGCCTCTAGTGCCAGCCTGGgcttctctttctccttcacTGGCTTCAACATGCCACCTGATGAAATAGCTGACTCCATGCCGTTTAGTGATGATGATATAC CGGAGGATCTTGAAGCCGGAATGCGTAAGCAGAAATTTCAAACTGAACCCTCCTTGCCAATTTACCTGAAG TTCAGAGATGTTACATACAAGGTGATCATCAAAGGAATGACCTCAACCGAGGAAAAGGATATCTTGAATGGGATCAGTGGTTCGGTGGATCCAGGGGAAGTTTTGGCTCTTATGGGACCTTCAGGAAGTGGAAAAACAACACTTCTGAATCTGCTTGGCGGCAGGTTAAATCAGCCCACTGTCGGTGGTTCAATCACTTACAATGACGGACCATACTCCAAGTTCTTAAAAAGTAG GATAGGATTCGTGACACAAGACGACATTCTGTTTCCTCACCTTACAGTGAAAGAAACATTGACATATGCAGCCCTCCTTCGATTGCCAAAGACATTGACAAAACAACAGAAGCAAAAACGAGCCATGGACGTCATCTATGAGCTAGGCTTAGAGAG GTGCCAAGACACCGTGATTGGTGGCTCATTTGTGCGTGGAGTGTCAGGTGGGGAGAGGAAAAGAGTTTGCATTGGCAATGAGATTATAATCAACCCTTCAATCTTGTTTCTTGATGAACCAACCTCGGGCTTGGATTCTACAACTGCTTTAAAGACAGTGCAGCTGTTACAAGATATGGCAGAG GGTGGGAAAACAGTGGTGACAACTATCCACCAGCCATCTAGTAGACTCTTCCACAAATTTGACAAGTTGATTCTTCTTGGGAAAGGGAGTTTGCTTTATTTTGGAAAATCATCAGAAGCAATGCTGTACTTCTCATCTATAGGTTGCAACCCGCTTATTGCCATGAACCCTGCAGAGTTCTTGCTAGACCTTGCAAATGGCAATATAAATGATGTTTCTGTCCCATCTGAATTGGACGATAAAGTGCAAATAGTGAATTCAGATGCAGGAAAAAGAAACGGGAAGCCTTCTCCTGCAGTTGTTCATGAG TACCTCGTGGAGGCCTATGAGACACGAGTTGCGgtcaaagagaagaagaaactaaTGGTTCCTATACCCCTTGATGAAGAAGTGAAGGCAAAAGTGTCTTCTCTGAAACGACAATGGGGGGCAAGCTGGTGGCAACAATATACCATTTTGTTCTGCAGGGGAATCAAAGAAAGGCGGCACGACTATTTTAGCTGGTTGAGAATCACCCAAGTTCTCTCTACTGCAATTATCTTGGGATTACTATGGTGGAATTCAGATACTAATAGCCTCAAAGGTCTTCAAGATCAG GCAGGGCTGCTGTTCTTCATTGCGGTTTTCTGGGGATTTTTTCCTGTATTCACAGCAATCTTCACATTTCCCCAAGAAAGAGCCATGTTGAGTAAAGAACGGGCAGCTGACATGTACAGACTAAGTGCATATTTCTTGGCAAGGACTACAAGCGACCTTCCACTTGATCTAGTACTACCAGTACTTTTCCTTCTCGTCGTCTACTTCATGGCAGGCTTGCGAATGAGTGCTGCTCCATTTTTCCTAACCATGCTCACGGTTTTTCTCAGCATTATTGCTGCTCAG GGACTCGGACTAGCTATTGGGGCTACCCTGATGGACTTAAAGAGGGCCACAACTCTAGCTTCAGTTACTGTGATGACCTTCATGCTGGCTGGAGGGTATTTTGTAAAG AGAGTTCCAGTATTTGTATCTTGGATCCGCTATCTGTCTTTCAACTACCACACCTATAAGCTTCTCCTCAAGGTTCAATATAAACACATGACACCAGTTTTAAATGGAATGAGAATAGACAGTGGCTTGACGGAAGTTAGTGCCCTGGTGGCAATGGTTTTTGGCTACCGTCTCTTGGCTTATATTTCCTTGCGGAGAATGAAGCTTTGTGCGCAGTAA
- the LOC7455612 gene encoding ABC transporter G family member 22 isoform X4, with amino-acid sequence MVSMFRDVTYKVIIKGMTSTEEKDILNGISGSVDPGEVLALMGPSGSGKTTLLNLLGGRLNQPTVGGSITYNDGPYSKFLKSRIGFVTQDDILFPHLTVKETLTYAALLRLPKTLTKQQKQKRAMDVIYELGLERCQDTVIGGSFVRGVSGGERKRVCIGNEIIINPSILFLDEPTSGLDSTTALKTVQLLQDMAEGGKTVVTTIHQPSSRLFHKFDKLILLGKGSLLYFGKSSEAMLYFSSIGCNPLIAMNPAEFLLDLANGNINDVSVPSELDDKVQIVNSDAGKRNGKPSPAVVHEYLVEAYETRVAVKEKKKLMVPIPLDEEVKAKVSSLKRQWGASWWQQYTILFCRGIKERRHDYFSWLRITQVLSTAIILGLLWWNSDTNSLKGLQDQAGLLFFIAVFWGFFPVFTAIFTFPQERAMLSKERAADMYRLSAYFLARTTSDLPLDLVLPVLFLLVVYFMAGLRMSAAPFFLTMLTVFLSIIAAQGLGLAIGATLMDLKRATTLASVTVMTFMLAGGYFVKRVPVFVSWIRYLSFNYHTYKLLLKVQYKHMTPVLNGMRIDSGLTEVSALVAMVFGYRLLAYISLRRMKLCAQ; translated from the exons ATGGTTAGCATG TTCAGAGATGTTACATACAAGGTGATCATCAAAGGAATGACCTCAACCGAGGAAAAGGATATCTTGAATGGGATCAGTGGTTCGGTGGATCCAGGGGAAGTTTTGGCTCTTATGGGACCTTCAGGAAGTGGAAAAACAACACTTCTGAATCTGCTTGGCGGCAGGTTAAATCAGCCCACTGTCGGTGGTTCAATCACTTACAATGACGGACCATACTCCAAGTTCTTAAAAAGTAG GATAGGATTCGTGACACAAGACGACATTCTGTTTCCTCACCTTACAGTGAAAGAAACATTGACATATGCAGCCCTCCTTCGATTGCCAAAGACATTGACAAAACAACAGAAGCAAAAACGAGCCATGGACGTCATCTATGAGCTAGGCTTAGAGAG GTGCCAAGACACCGTGATTGGTGGCTCATTTGTGCGTGGAGTGTCAGGTGGGGAGAGGAAAAGAGTTTGCATTGGCAATGAGATTATAATCAACCCTTCAATCTTGTTTCTTGATGAACCAACCTCGGGCTTGGATTCTACAACTGCTTTAAAGACAGTGCAGCTGTTACAAGATATGGCAGAG GGTGGGAAAACAGTGGTGACAACTATCCACCAGCCATCTAGTAGACTCTTCCACAAATTTGACAAGTTGATTCTTCTTGGGAAAGGGAGTTTGCTTTATTTTGGAAAATCATCAGAAGCAATGCTGTACTTCTCATCTATAGGTTGCAACCCGCTTATTGCCATGAACCCTGCAGAGTTCTTGCTAGACCTTGCAAATGGCAATATAAATGATGTTTCTGTCCCATCTGAATTGGACGATAAAGTGCAAATAGTGAATTCAGATGCAGGAAAAAGAAACGGGAAGCCTTCTCCTGCAGTTGTTCATGAG TACCTCGTGGAGGCCTATGAGACACGAGTTGCGgtcaaagagaagaagaaactaaTGGTTCCTATACCCCTTGATGAAGAAGTGAAGGCAAAAGTGTCTTCTCTGAAACGACAATGGGGGGCAAGCTGGTGGCAACAATATACCATTTTGTTCTGCAGGGGAATCAAAGAAAGGCGGCACGACTATTTTAGCTGGTTGAGAATCACCCAAGTTCTCTCTACTGCAATTATCTTGGGATTACTATGGTGGAATTCAGATACTAATAGCCTCAAAGGTCTTCAAGATCAG GCAGGGCTGCTGTTCTTCATTGCGGTTTTCTGGGGATTTTTTCCTGTATTCACAGCAATCTTCACATTTCCCCAAGAAAGAGCCATGTTGAGTAAAGAACGGGCAGCTGACATGTACAGACTAAGTGCATATTTCTTGGCAAGGACTACAAGCGACCTTCCACTTGATCTAGTACTACCAGTACTTTTCCTTCTCGTCGTCTACTTCATGGCAGGCTTGCGAATGAGTGCTGCTCCATTTTTCCTAACCATGCTCACGGTTTTTCTCAGCATTATTGCTGCTCAG GGACTCGGACTAGCTATTGGGGCTACCCTGATGGACTTAAAGAGGGCCACAACTCTAGCTTCAGTTACTGTGATGACCTTCATGCTGGCTGGAGGGTATTTTGTAAAG AGAGTTCCAGTATTTGTATCTTGGATCCGCTATCTGTCTTTCAACTACCACACCTATAAGCTTCTCCTCAAGGTTCAATATAAACACATGACACCAGTTTTAAATGGAATGAGAATAGACAGTGGCTTGACGGAAGTTAGTGCCCTGGTGGCAATGGTTTTTGGCTACCGTCTCTTGGCTTATATTTCCTTGCGGAGAATGAAGCTTTGTGCGCAGTAA
- the LOC7455612 gene encoding ABC transporter G family member 22 isoform X5, whose product MTSTEEKDILNGISGSVDPGEVLALMGPSGSGKTTLLNLLGGRLNQPTVGGSITYNDGPYSKFLKSRIGFVTQDDILFPHLTVKETLTYAALLRLPKTLTKQQKQKRAMDVIYELGLERCQDTVIGGSFVRGVSGGERKRVCIGNEIIINPSILFLDEPTSGLDSTTALKTVQLLQDMAEGGKTVVTTIHQPSSRLFHKFDKLILLGKGSLLYFGKSSEAMLYFSSIGCNPLIAMNPAEFLLDLANGNINDVSVPSELDDKVQIVNSDAGKRNGKPSPAVVHEYLVEAYETRVAVKEKKKLMVPIPLDEEVKAKVSSLKRQWGASWWQQYTILFCRGIKERRHDYFSWLRITQVLSTAIILGLLWWNSDTNSLKGLQDQAGLLFFIAVFWGFFPVFTAIFTFPQERAMLSKERAADMYRLSAYFLARTTSDLPLDLVLPVLFLLVVYFMAGLRMSAAPFFLTMLTVFLSIIAAQGLGLAIGATLMDLKRATTLASVTVMTFMLAGGYFVKRVPVFVSWIRYLSFNYHTYKLLLKVQYKHMTPVLNGMRIDSGLTEVSALVAMVFGYRLLAYISLRRMKLCAQ is encoded by the exons ATGACCTCAACCGAGGAAAAGGATATCTTGAATGGGATCAGTGGTTCGGTGGATCCAGGGGAAGTTTTGGCTCTTATGGGACCTTCAGGAAGTGGAAAAACAACACTTCTGAATCTGCTTGGCGGCAGGTTAAATCAGCCCACTGTCGGTGGTTCAATCACTTACAATGACGGACCATACTCCAAGTTCTTAAAAAGTAG GATAGGATTCGTGACACAAGACGACATTCTGTTTCCTCACCTTACAGTGAAAGAAACATTGACATATGCAGCCCTCCTTCGATTGCCAAAGACATTGACAAAACAACAGAAGCAAAAACGAGCCATGGACGTCATCTATGAGCTAGGCTTAGAGAG GTGCCAAGACACCGTGATTGGTGGCTCATTTGTGCGTGGAGTGTCAGGTGGGGAGAGGAAAAGAGTTTGCATTGGCAATGAGATTATAATCAACCCTTCAATCTTGTTTCTTGATGAACCAACCTCGGGCTTGGATTCTACAACTGCTTTAAAGACAGTGCAGCTGTTACAAGATATGGCAGAG GGTGGGAAAACAGTGGTGACAACTATCCACCAGCCATCTAGTAGACTCTTCCACAAATTTGACAAGTTGATTCTTCTTGGGAAAGGGAGTTTGCTTTATTTTGGAAAATCATCAGAAGCAATGCTGTACTTCTCATCTATAGGTTGCAACCCGCTTATTGCCATGAACCCTGCAGAGTTCTTGCTAGACCTTGCAAATGGCAATATAAATGATGTTTCTGTCCCATCTGAATTGGACGATAAAGTGCAAATAGTGAATTCAGATGCAGGAAAAAGAAACGGGAAGCCTTCTCCTGCAGTTGTTCATGAG TACCTCGTGGAGGCCTATGAGACACGAGTTGCGgtcaaagagaagaagaaactaaTGGTTCCTATACCCCTTGATGAAGAAGTGAAGGCAAAAGTGTCTTCTCTGAAACGACAATGGGGGGCAAGCTGGTGGCAACAATATACCATTTTGTTCTGCAGGGGAATCAAAGAAAGGCGGCACGACTATTTTAGCTGGTTGAGAATCACCCAAGTTCTCTCTACTGCAATTATCTTGGGATTACTATGGTGGAATTCAGATACTAATAGCCTCAAAGGTCTTCAAGATCAG GCAGGGCTGCTGTTCTTCATTGCGGTTTTCTGGGGATTTTTTCCTGTATTCACAGCAATCTTCACATTTCCCCAAGAAAGAGCCATGTTGAGTAAAGAACGGGCAGCTGACATGTACAGACTAAGTGCATATTTCTTGGCAAGGACTACAAGCGACCTTCCACTTGATCTAGTACTACCAGTACTTTTCCTTCTCGTCGTCTACTTCATGGCAGGCTTGCGAATGAGTGCTGCTCCATTTTTCCTAACCATGCTCACGGTTTTTCTCAGCATTATTGCTGCTCAG GGACTCGGACTAGCTATTGGGGCTACCCTGATGGACTTAAAGAGGGCCACAACTCTAGCTTCAGTTACTGTGATGACCTTCATGCTGGCTGGAGGGTATTTTGTAAAG AGAGTTCCAGTATTTGTATCTTGGATCCGCTATCTGTCTTTCAACTACCACACCTATAAGCTTCTCCTCAAGGTTCAATATAAACACATGACACCAGTTTTAAATGGAATGAGAATAGACAGTGGCTTGACGGAAGTTAGTGCCCTGGTGGCAATGGTTTTTGGCTACCGTCTCTTGGCTTATATTTCCTTGCGGAGAATGAAGCTTTGTGCGCAGTAA